The following proteins are co-located in the Clostridiales bacterium genome:
- a CDS encoding Gfo/Idh/MocA family oxidoreductase, translating to MDVLRWGFLPGSFDETKKYAKAEEKSFSMNRGDYVMKVCFCGLGSIGRKHLANLLRLCEERKLSVEIHALRNEISGQSKYESISAQQLDRLLAKQVNDPALLDQDYDITFITNPSSLHYSTIAAMAGRTKHMFIEKPVFTDVNERVSDLNLGIDGIYYVAGPFRYSEVIRTLKNAAIEEQIYCARVICSSYLPDWRPETDYRGCYSAKKELGGGVALDLIHEWDYLTMIFGFPKHVFCMRGKYSHLEIDSEDAAFYIADYGALAVELHLDYFGRAPRREIELFTRGGNITGDLISHTVSFRGIQSETPKILTDISFQETMDDLYDREMKFFLDHILEKKPLNNVEASLRILGLALGKELP from the coding sequence ATGGATGTACTGCGGTGGGGGTTCCTGCCAGGGTCATTCGATGAGACAAAGAAATATGCAAAGGCTGAAGAAAAATCATTTAGCATGAATCGAGGTGATTATGTTATGAAAGTTTGCTTTTGCGGTCTTGGCTCCATAGGAAGGAAGCATCTTGCCAATCTTTTACGACTTTGTGAAGAGAGAAAGCTGTCCGTTGAAATCCATGCATTGAGAAATGAAATCTCAGGGCAATCAAAGTATGAGAGCATTTCTGCACAGCAATTGGATCGGCTGCTTGCGAAGCAAGTCAATGATCCTGCACTGCTGGATCAGGATTACGACATCACATTTATAACAAATCCCTCATCGCTTCACTACAGCACCATCGCTGCAATGGCAGGCAGAACCAAGCATATGTTCATCGAGAAGCCTGTCTTTACCGACGTGAATGAGCGTGTATCAGACTTAAATCTGGGGATTGACGGCATTTATTATGTAGCGGGACCATTTCGTTACTCGGAGGTGATCCGCACACTCAAAAACGCAGCCATTGAGGAGCAAATCTATTGTGCAAGGGTGATCTGTTCCAGTTATCTGCCGGATTGGCGTCCTGAAACGGATTATCGTGGCTGTTACAGTGCAAAAAAAGAATTGGGGGGAGGGGTAGCCCTAGATTTGATTCACGAATGGGATTATCTTACGATGATTTTTGGCTTCCCAAAGCATGTCTTCTGTATGCGCGGTAAGTATTCTCATTTGGAGATTGACAGTGAGGATGCTGCCTTTTATATTGCCGATTATGGAGCGTTGGCGGTGGAACTGCATCTTGACTACTTCGGTAGGGCTCCCAGAAGAGAAATCGAACTTTTCACAAGGGGAGGAAACATAACAGGCGATTTGATTTCCCATACCGTTTCGTTTCGAGGGATTCAGTCAGAGACACCGAAAATCCTTACGGACATCTCCTTTCAAGAGACGATGGATGATCTCTATGATAGAGAGATGAAGTTTTTTCTGGATCATATTCTTGAAAAGAAGCCCCTGAATAATGTTGAAGCGTCTTTGAGGATACTTGGGTTGGCGCTGGGAAAGGAGTTGCCATGA
- a CDS encoding acylneuraminate cytidylyltransferase family protein: protein MKLLITICGRAGSKGVKNKNIKPFIGKPLVLYTISAALLYREAHANDHIDICVSSDSEELLRLADRFELACIHRPEDLSQDTASKVSVIRHAALQMEKERNLRYDLILDLDITSPLRTLEDMENAIEKIFCRAEADVDIANDANAEAGFITDVVFSVVPSRRNPYFNMVEIREGKAGRIFERAFTIRQQAPAVYDMNASIYCYRRDSLMNRLKDSPLDGTFDVILMRDTAVLDIDSEEDFELMEFLADRIFYHDFRQILDYADGLMRQTQQIL from the coding sequence ATGAAGCTATTAATCACCATTTGCGGCAGAGCCGGATCAAAAGGAGTCAAGAACAAAAACATAAAACCATTCATCGGAAAACCGCTGGTTCTTTATACGATATCGGCGGCTTTATTATATCGGGAAGCCCACGCAAACGATCACATCGATATCTGCGTGAGCAGCGACAGTGAGGAACTGTTGAGGCTTGCGGACAGGTTTGAACTGGCTTGTATTCATCGGCCTGAGGACTTGTCACAGGATACGGCATCGAAGGTTTCCGTGATCAGGCATGCTGCACTCCAGATGGAAAAAGAGAGGAATCTGCGTTATGATTTGATCCTGGATCTGGATATCACATCCCCGCTTAGAACCCTTGAGGATATGGAGAACGCCATCGAAAAAATCTTTTGTAGGGCTGAAGCTGACGTTGATATTGCCAATGATGCTAATGCTGAAGCTGGTTTTATCACTGACGTAGTATTTTCCGTGGTTCCGTCCAGACGAAATCCCTACTTTAATATGGTGGAAATACGAGAGGGGAAAGCAGGGCGGATTTTTGAGCGAGCGTTTACTATTCGGCAGCAGGCTCCAGCTGTATATGACATGAATGCGTCTATTTACTGCTACCGAAGAGATTCCCTTATGAACCGGCTAAAGGATTCCCCGCTGGATGGAACCTTTGATGTAATTCTGATGAGAGACACAGCGGTATTGGATATCGATTCCGAGGAAGACTTTGAACTCATGGAGTTTCTAGCCGACAGAATCTTTTATCACGACTTCAGACAAATATTGGATTATGCAGACGGATTAATGCGCCAGACTCAGCAGATTCTCTGA
- a CDS encoding tetratricopeptide repeat protein, which translates to MSEPQAEERGTRMIILDGEGDRPSRSRMEDMLERRLERLLMEPDQPKRYNDVGVPLLELEEIELAEMYFQKGYQMMKARQELKLESEELKLLENYGLVLYRLGRYDEALTIYQEALQFDIENEKILEPLGELSYLLGGQK; encoded by the coding sequence ATGAGTGAGCCACAAGCTGAGGAAAGAGGCACACGGATGATCATATTAGATGGTGAGGGAGATCGTCCCAGTAGAAGCAGGATGGAAGATATGCTGGAACGCAGGCTGGAACGTCTTCTGATGGAACCCGATCAACCTAAGCGATACAACGACGTGGGGGTTCCCCTCCTTGAACTGGAAGAAATAGAGCTGGCAGAAATGTATTTCCAAAAAGGATATCAAATGATGAAAGCCCGGCAAGAATTGAAATTGGAAAGCGAAGAATTAAAATTACTAGAGAACTACGGCTTAGTCCTATATCGTTTGGGGCGCTATGATGAGGCGCTGACCATTTATCAGGAAGCACTGCAGTTTGACATAGAGAACGAGAAGATTCTTGAACCCCTTGGGGAATTATCCTATCTGCTTGGAGGTCAGAAATGA
- a CDS encoding motility associated factor glycosyltransferase family protein, which yields MEIKIAREGERQEQYKKNLGYLAPGFRKRMEALDETEVWEKVEISWNSEGYPVCRYHEEGRSFLINSERPREEAEKWCRNLPVKGAGGIFLFGSGFGYPLFELFEKKQPHTVVILFEQNLYLLKAMLHYFDFEPLFSTGRLILLVGDIEDFSGVFDELFFSIVFVSCTSPVLAFTHAANRNFKSVYQRINNFVFSRLALFVFYIGNDHYDNLVGLFNLLANSRTIIETPSIECLREKYKGIPAFIVANGPSLDKNIDELHRIDGKGLILCAESAILPLLKNKIKPDILTIVERTKYTYFYHFKDVSYPSDMALICLGLVDKRVFPSFPGEKIPVFRNAEAINQWINGYLGDGSAIDAGANVSHLAFELAVLLGADPIVFVGQDYAYGADGITHSRGAVYNEEKGRKSKEQLQAMPIVSVEGNDGSMIPSTKLWKDFRIGLERKIAAHPEKTMINATEGGAKIHGTVCKTLSEVIDTFCNTPLPYPVYGLIAEKRALLNRSEKKENLIRLIQSIDSYILMFRELAQLANKGKLDCCRILRIAEKADEGSRQVLESAYQKNMEIYQRFIDDTLCRSFCQQVVFSSYYHMNHLGFIDTGEKMMEIFKIHHDFFQSLYIVCQSVVVHFEDARGSLKRIQDEYESEATRGVSK from the coding sequence ATGGAAATAAAGATTGCCCGTGAGGGTGAACGACAGGAACAGTACAAAAAAAATCTCGGGTACCTGGCTCCCGGCTTTCGGAAACGGATGGAAGCACTTGACGAAACGGAAGTATGGGAAAAGGTCGAGATCAGCTGGAACTCGGAGGGTTACCCGGTTTGCAGATATCATGAGGAGGGAAGAAGCTTTCTGATCAACAGTGAGCGCCCACGGGAAGAAGCGGAAAAATGGTGCAGGAACCTTCCTGTGAAAGGGGCCGGTGGGATTTTTCTCTTTGGCTCTGGCTTCGGATATCCCCTCTTCGAATTGTTTGAAAAAAAACAGCCTCACACGGTGGTTATTCTCTTCGAACAAAATCTATATCTGTTAAAGGCAATGCTTCATTATTTTGATTTTGAGCCCCTTTTTAGCACAGGGAGACTCATTCTTTTAGTGGGTGATATCGAGGATTTTTCCGGTGTATTTGATGAGCTTTTTTTCAGCATCGTATTTGTCAGCTGCACTTCTCCAGTCCTTGCATTTACCCATGCTGCAAACCGTAATTTTAAATCGGTGTACCAGAGGATCAATAATTTTGTGTTTTCCAGGCTGGCATTGTTTGTTTTCTACATTGGAAACGATCATTATGATAATCTTGTTGGTTTATTTAACCTGCTTGCAAACAGCCGTACAATCATTGAAACTCCGAGTATCGAATGCCTGAGAGAAAAATACAAAGGAATTCCGGCATTTATTGTTGCAAACGGACCATCTCTGGACAAGAACATTGATGAATTGCATCGCATTGATGGGAAAGGTCTGATCCTATGCGCGGAATCTGCGATTCTGCCTCTTTTGAAAAACAAGATTAAGCCAGATATTCTAACAATCGTCGAACGGACCAAATATACCTATTTCTATCACTTTAAGGACGTGTCTTATCCAAGTGATATGGCACTGATCTGTCTTGGCCTCGTCGACAAGCGGGTATTTCCTTCATTCCCCGGTGAAAAAATTCCAGTTTTTCGCAATGCAGAGGCAATCAATCAATGGATCAATGGTTATTTAGGAGATGGCAGTGCAATTGATGCAGGCGCAAACGTCTCTCACCTGGCATTTGAACTCGCTGTACTCCTGGGAGCAGATCCCATCGTTTTTGTGGGCCAGGATTATGCTTACGGTGCAGATGGCATCACACACAGCAGGGGAGCGGTGTATAACGAGGAAAAAGGGAGGAAGAGCAAGGAACAACTCCAAGCGATGCCAATCGTATCAGTCGAGGGAAATGACGGCAGTATGATCCCTTCTACAAAACTCTGGAAGGACTTTCGAATTGGGCTTGAGCGGAAGATTGCTGCACACCCCGAAAAAACAATGATCAATGCGACGGAAGGAGGCGCCAAAATCCATGGAACGGTTTGCAAAACACTTTCTGAGGTGATTGATACGTTCTGCAACACTCCCTTGCCCTATCCGGTTTACGGGCTAATCGCAGAGAAAAGAGCCTTGTTGAATCGGAGTGAGAAGAAGGAAAACTTGATACGGCTCATTCAGAGCATTGATTCTTATATCCTGATGTTTCGTGAGTTGGCGCAGCTGGCGAACAAGGGGAAGCTTGATTGTTGCCGGATATTGCGAATTGCGGAAAAAGCAGATGAGGGAAGCAGGCAGGTTTTGGAATCTGCTTATCAAAAAAACATGGAGATTTACCAGAGATTTATAGATGACACCCTATGCCGCAGCTTCTGTCAGCAGGTGGTGTTTTCAAGCTACTATCATATGAACCATTTGGGATTCATTGATACGGGAGAAAAGATGATGGAAATCTTTAAAATTCATCACGACTTTTTTCAAAGTTTATATATCGTCTGCCAGAGTGTGGTAGTTCATTTTGAAGACGCGCGCGGATCCCTGAAGAGGATTCAAGACGAATATGAATCGGAAGCAACAAGGGGGGTGAGCAAATGA
- a CDS encoding DUF4183 domain-containing protein — MAKSLFKLIVSASANIDTFTKPAPVEYFYRLNPANRTSGTLTIPAASFTNSTGGAVTSITKATTDDGYYQLFINGVLQQTAMYTIASTQVVITQTSLVPTSAPITLAVNNFAPTSTAVITVTT; from the coding sequence ATGGCTAAATCATTATTTAAACTGATAGTGAGCGCTTCCGCAAATATTGATACCTTTACGAAACCTGCTCCTGTAGAATATTTTTATCGTTTAAATCCCGCAAACAGAACTAGTGGTACACTGACGATCCCTGCGGCATCGTTTACCAACAGCACTGGCGGAGCTGTTACGTCAATCACAAAAGCAACTACTGACGATGGTTATTACCAGTTGTTTATCAACGGTGTTTTACAGCAAACCGCTATGTATACGATCGCATCAACCCAAGTAGTCATCACACAGACATCACTTGTTCCCACCAGTGCACCAATCACGCTTGCTGTTAATAACTTTGCACCAACTTCCACCGCTGTCATAACGGTGACGACGTAA
- a CDS encoding CBS domain-containing protein has product MDEWKKILIPADTEIQKTIEMIDKNGMQIAFVVDREQKLLGTVTDGDIRRGLLKGIGLNRSVIEIMNQRPVTIPAMKNKKSVLQILKINKLRHLPVVDDSGIVIGIERLDDLIQPEKFDHWVLIMAGGLGKRLSPLTEHCPKPMLNIGGKPILETMLINLIEQGFRRFCVSVHYKAEQIQGYFGDGTKWGVEIRYIQEEVMLGTAGALSLLPVRTDKPILVMNGDILTKLSMDQMLNFHEMHQVHATVAVRSYDYQVPYGVIKASRDRLIGFEEKPVYSSLVNAGIYTINPEVIERIPKNQYYDMDQLLKNMLQEEAPLAVFPIREYWIDIGTMKEFNRAVEEYNEVFQ; this is encoded by the coding sequence ATGGATGAGTGGAAGAAAATATTAATCCCTGCCGACACTGAAATTCAGAAGACGATAGAGATGATAGACAAAAACGGAATGCAAATCGCTTTTGTTGTTGACCGTGAGCAAAAACTGCTGGGTACCGTAACGGATGGGGATATTCGTAGAGGTTTACTGAAGGGAATCGGGTTAAACCGCTCTGTAATAGAAATAATGAATCAAAGGCCGGTTACCATTCCGGCTATGAAAAATAAAAAAAGTGTTTTACAGATATTAAAAATTAATAAACTGAGACATTTGCCTGTGGTGGATGATTCGGGGATCGTGATCGGAATTGAGCGGCTTGATGATCTGATTCAGCCGGAGAAGTTCGATCATTGGGTGCTCATTATGGCAGGGGGTCTGGGAAAGAGGCTGAGTCCTCTGACCGAGCATTGTCCAAAGCCGATGTTGAATATAGGCGGAAAACCTATTCTGGAAACAATGCTGATCAATCTGATCGAACAGGGGTTTCGCCGTTTTTGCGTGTCCGTTCATTATAAGGCGGAACAAATCCAGGGTTACTTCGGTGACGGAACCAAGTGGGGTGTGGAAATACGGTACATCCAGGAAGAAGTCATGCTTGGTACTGCGGGAGCATTGAGTCTGCTCCCTGTCAGAACGGATAAACCAATCCTGGTTATGAACGGCGACATCCTGACAAAATTAAGTATGGATCAAATGCTCAACTTTCATGAGATGCATCAGGTTCACGCTACCGTTGCGGTAAGGAGTTATGACTATCAGGTCCCTTATGGTGTGATAAAGGCAAGCAGAGACAGGCTGATCGGATTTGAAGAAAAGCCGGTTTATTCCAGCCTTGTAAATGCAGGGATTTATACGATCAATCCTGAAGTCATCGAGAGAATTCCAAAGAATCAATACTATGATATGGATCAGTTGCTGAAAAATATGCTTCAGGAAGAAGCACCGCTTGCTGTATTTCCGATCAGAGAGTATTGGATCGATATTGGTACAATGAAGGAATTCAACCGCGCAGTAGAGGAGTATAACGAGGTATTCCAATGA
- a CDS encoding glycosyltransferase — protein sequence MKNKVNLSICAVVHNEEAGIRDYLSWIRGRAEEIILIDLGSTDRTVELSRNAGITVYSVQWNKNRSEIKNFCMEQASGRWVFFLQTDERLSDEHWNQLYSMLDNPNAEEYLVYVEPYAQSNGIVSPVDSLRLVRNRQEYRYQGRSYEYIPDEIIGNRRDSNLRIEKVREDKNGSTEFDYPLFDAERALLLSKDLEENPQSHYLLYRTGIVLMNQGQTEEAAHYLEAARETVLSDYFYAPHLYKCLVWCYLTEENPKADEMIEEGIRTYPAYLDLVILRGELRKQRGEYQEAIMEYERGLSLFHSRSLKTVGTEIDKPVILEHLGWLHEKLMNRGKAAICYYQMFHMGFKKEFALRKIGELLLQYGDEEGFEQIYDEAASKKELDSMLILMDVLFRYHQYSKVLKCLDDAETYLDSGETAFIKASCLKALGNHVEAKRYLDSIRMEQRFHVPILQQELETYLYEGEWEAASCKLSEIEADGSVEISVKTALRRIYQCLTQTTELRTVCNSEQDHEDHHTEHQFKHSCGEPLTPQEQEITEGILDQFLWMGRIEEAKRLLVLLLNGKAEQEKEEILKELAERDLFYGTEGVDELVSLTGIALPEPLTLLFWSRKMMKQLEQWLDRIPIKDSRSCINKEADFVVNADESPEYHLETGDRFAASGKSREAFFAYLQTILRDPFHEAACNRIITLLLDDEPERMADLYSDRWIMFGSYFEERSEFRDFIVGLYKFWRGNFSEALKSFENCLSDTSFGSGTNDRIQIYLASAHWLIGEEPDTAKQRIKDLPCSLKNGVFQICKKWILRKLVEYAEKHPDIDLITAEIEKIQENL from the coding sequence ATGAAAAACAAAGTCAATCTGAGCATTTGCGCAGTGGTTCATAATGAGGAAGCGGGGATTCGTGACTATTTAAGCTGGATTAGGGGGCGTGCAGAGGAAATCATATTGATTGATTTGGGGTCGACAGACCGAACCGTAGAGCTGAGCAGGAATGCTGGAATTACGGTGTATTCGGTCCAATGGAATAAAAACCGCAGCGAAATCAAGAACTTTTGTATGGAGCAGGCTTCGGGTCGGTGGGTATTCTTCCTACAGACCGATGAGAGACTGTCGGATGAACATTGGAATCAGCTTTATTCGATGCTGGATAACCCCAATGCGGAAGAATATCTGGTTTATGTTGAGCCGTATGCACAAAGCAATGGGATTGTATCGCCGGTGGATTCCCTGCGGTTGGTACGAAATCGGCAGGAATACCGATACCAAGGACGTTCCTATGAATATATCCCCGATGAGATCATAGGAAACAGGAGAGACTCTAATCTGAGAATAGAAAAAGTCAGAGAAGATAAAAATGGATCTACGGAATTTGATTACCCTTTATTTGATGCGGAAAGAGCACTGCTCCTTTCAAAAGATCTGGAGGAAAACCCACAAAGCCATTACCTTCTCTATCGAACCGGCATTGTGCTGATGAATCAAGGTCAGACGGAAGAAGCTGCCCATTATCTGGAGGCGGCGAGAGAAACTGTCCTTTCGGATTATTTTTATGCCCCCCATCTTTATAAATGCCTTGTATGGTGCTATCTTACGGAGGAGAATCCTAAAGCTGATGAAATGATCGAAGAGGGAATTCGCACGTACCCTGCTTATTTGGATTTAGTGATTCTGCGGGGAGAACTGCGAAAACAGCGGGGAGAATATCAGGAAGCAATCATGGAGTACGAGAGAGGATTAAGTCTTTTTCATAGCAGAAGTTTGAAGACAGTTGGAACTGAGATAGACAAACCTGTCATCCTGGAGCATTTGGGGTGGCTTCATGAGAAACTAATGAATAGGGGAAAAGCAGCAATATGCTATTATCAAATGTTTCATATGGGTTTTAAAAAAGAGTTTGCACTACGAAAAATAGGTGAACTGCTGCTTCAATATGGGGATGAAGAAGGATTCGAACAGATTTATGATGAGGCGGCTTCAAAGAAAGAGCTGGATTCTATGTTGATATTGATGGATGTACTTTTCCGTTATCATCAATATTCTAAAGTCTTAAAGTGTCTTGATGATGCGGAGACGTATCTTGATTCCGGCGAGACAGCATTCATTAAGGCTTCCTGTCTGAAGGCTCTTGGGAATCATGTGGAAGCAAAACGCTATCTTGATTCAATTCGTATGGAACAAAGATTCCATGTTCCAATTTTACAGCAGGAATTGGAGACATATCTATATGAAGGGGAATGGGAAGCGGCAAGCTGTAAACTTTCAGAAATCGAGGCGGATGGATCGGTAGAAATATCAGTAAAGACCGCACTCCGCAGAATTTATCAATGCCTCACGCAAACCACTGAACTTCGTACGGTTTGCAATTCAGAACAAGACCATGAAGATCATCATACTGAACATCAATTCAAACATAGCTGCGGAGAACCCCTGACACCCCAGGAACAGGAGATAACAGAAGGAATTTTGGATCAGTTTTTGTGGATGGGAAGGATAGAAGAGGCGAAAAGATTATTGGTACTTCTGCTGAATGGGAAAGCCGAACAAGAAAAAGAGGAAATCCTCAAAGAACTGGCGGAGCGGGATCTCTTCTATGGAACAGAAGGCGTCGATGAGTTGGTATCCCTTACGGGGATTGCATTACCGGAACCCCTGACTCTCTTATTTTGGTCGAGAAAGATGATGAAGCAATTAGAACAATGGCTGGATCGAATCCCTATAAAGGACAGTCGAAGCTGCATCAACAAAGAGGCAGACTTTGTAGTGAACGCCGATGAATCGCCGGAATACCATTTAGAAACAGGGGATCGGTTTGCAGCTTCAGGGAAGTCAAGAGAGGCGTTCTTTGCTTATTTGCAGACCATTTTGAGGGACCCATTCCATGAGGCGGCCTGCAATCGCATCATCACACTGTTACTGGATGATGAGCCAGAAAGAATGGCGGATTTGTATTCTGACCGGTGGATTATGTTTGGCAGCTATTTCGAAGAAAGAAGCGAATTCAGGGATTTTATCGTTGGTTTATATAAATTCTGGCGAGGAAATTTCTCGGAGGCATTAAAATCATTTGAGAATTGTCTTAGTGATACGAGTTTTGGTTCCGGCACCAATGATAGGATACAGATCTATTTGGCCAGTGCACACTGGTTGATCGGCGAGGAACCAGACACTGCTAAACAAAGGATTAAAGATCTTCCCTGTTCACTTAAGAATGGGGTGTTTCAGATATGCAAAAAATGGATTCTGAGGAAGCTTGTTGAGTATGCAGAAAAGCATCCCGATATTGATTTGATCACAGCTGAAATAGAGAAAATACAGGAAAATCTCTAA
- a CDS encoding acetyltransferase, producing MKRIIIIGTGGNARVVLDALLCRIRSGEELSIIGFLDDNDDRKSLRTYPILGTLQRINDFRTTKEIRFVNAAGNNLARKRIFESYPDVDYDTVVHPSVQIGTGVVMGAGSIVMAGAIINADSFIGKQTLINTGAIVEHDNRIGDFVHVASGAATAGNVRIGSGSMLGTGAKVIQGISIGSNVMIGAGAVVISDLPDGCTAVGVPARVIR from the coding sequence ATGAAGAGGATCATAATCATCGGAACCGGCGGAAATGCCAGAGTGGTGCTGGATGCTCTGTTGTGCAGAATCCGAAGTGGGGAGGAGCTTAGTATCATAGGGTTTTTGGATGACAATGATGACAGAAAAAGCCTTAGGACTTATCCTATCCTTGGAACGCTTCAGAGAATTAACGATTTTCGCACGACGAAAGAGATCCGATTCGTCAATGCAGCTGGGAATAATCTTGCACGGAAGCGGATTTTTGAAAGTTACCCCGATGTTGACTATGATACAGTAGTTCATCCCAGTGTGCAGATCGGAACCGGTGTGGTTATGGGGGCGGGATCTATTGTAATGGCGGGAGCAATCATCAATGCAGATTCCTTCATCGGAAAGCAGACGCTGATCAATACCGGTGCGATCGTAGAACATGATAACCGGATCGGTGACTTTGTTCACGTAGCATCGGGAGCCGCAACCGCGGGAAACGTACGAATCGGCTCTGGCAGTATGCTGGGAACGGGAGCGAAGGTGATACAAGGGATTTCAATTGGAAGCAATGTGATGATCGGTGCGGGGGCTGTGGTAATTTCTGATCTCCCAGATGGATGTACTGCGGTGGGGGTTCCTGCCAGGGTCATTCGATGA